A stretch of Lathyrus oleraceus cultivar Zhongwan6 chromosome 6, CAAS_Psat_ZW6_1.0, whole genome shotgun sequence DNA encodes these proteins:
- the LOC127095685 gene encoding uncharacterized protein LOC127095685 yields the protein MDRKRKNPNDFFSHVPFEASGDSEADSDPNMDCEKAKSSLCDDDNDDALSCCGGSAVDELINVEHECDDDDGEDNEKRKDEEEEKDVVYGKSYCAEDDDDDEVHGRWFRKKKGCLSFDLGGDSVDENEKNRRFWEACMAS from the coding sequence ATGGATAGGAAGAGGAAGAACCCTAATGATTTTTTCTCTCACGTTCCTTTCGAAGCCAGTGGTGATTCTGAAGCTGATTCTGATCCTAACATGGATTGTGAAAAAGCTAAATCATCATTGTGTGATGATGATAATGACGATGCTTTATCTTGCTGTGGTGGATCTGCGGTTGATGAACTCATCAATGTTGAACATGAGTGTGATGACGATGATGGTGAGGATAATGAGAAGAGAAAAGATGAAGAGGAGGAGAAAGATGTTGTTTATGGAAAATCATATTGTGCAGAAGATGATGACGATGATGAAGTGCATGGTCGATGGTTTCGGAAGAAGAAAGGGTGTTTGTCTTTTGATTTAGGTGGAGACTCGGTGGATGAGAATGAAAAGAACAGGAGGTTTTGGGAAGCTTGTATGGCGTCTTGA